The genomic segment AACCTGCTGCGCAgccggtgacgtcgcgcTTCCCTTTGGCTctcccgagctcgtcggcctCGGTTTCTCCGTCTTCGTGatgctcgtcctcgtcgagctcttCGGCTCCCCCATGATGAAGAACTGCAACGTCATCATCGCCCTCCTCTTCGGCTACTTTGTCGCCGGCTTGAGCGAGAAGTGCGTCGGGTCCACCTGCAGGAAGTTTGTCGTCGACACCAACATCGAGAATGCCGAAAGCATCACCTTCCTCTGGGTCAAGAGCTTCAAGCTCGGCTTCTACGGCCCCGCGGTGTTCCCCTTGCTCATCGCCTTCCTCGTGACCACTCTCGAGACCATCGGCGACATCGGCGCCGTTTACGACGCCTCTGAGGAATCCGTCGAGTCGGAGGAGTTCGACAAGTCCATCCAGGGTGGCCTTCTTTCCGACGGCGTCTgctccttcctcgccgctctTGGTACCGGCATGCCCAACACCACCTTCTCGCAGAACAacggcgtcatcgcgctcACCAAGTGCGCGTCCAGGAgggccggcgtcgcgtgtGGGTGCTGGCTCATCTtcttcggcgtcctcgccaaggTTTCTGGCATCATCTCCTCCATCCCCGACTGCGTCATCGGCGGCATGACGACGTTCTTGTTCGTGAACGTGTTCATCTCCGGCCTCAAGACCGTGGCCCAGGTCGACCTCACCTCCCGCCGCAACCGCATGATCCTCGCCATTTCCCTCGGCGTGggcatcggcgtcgccatcgtgCCCGGCATCTTCGCCGACATGCGCGCGTCCTACGGCACCTCCCCCTTCTTCCCGTGCCGCGGCCCCTTCAGGACCGAGGACGATtgcaccgacgccgagaggggcgttcgcgacggcaTCGTCCAGTTCCTCTCCACCCCCTACTGCGTCGgcaccgtcctcgcgctcctcatGAACGCCATCCTTCCCCCTGACATGGAAATCCTCCGCAAGGATGCGCCCATCAGCGAGAACAAGGCTTAAGCGCAAGCACTCGTTCCCTCGAATAAGtcgcgcgcagggcgcgacgggacTAGAAAAATAAGGTCGGACTTCAAGGGAGCAGCGCCTTCTTCGGTGCTGGCTCGGGCAGTTGTGGTAACCTGCTGTAACAAAACCTCCCGCACCCGCGAGAGACCACGAATTTATTGAATGTAATAATCATGTCCCAACCAACTTGCAATCGCCTACGTCTCAGCTGCTTTACAAACGCCCGTCTCTAACTCGTCCCCGAGAGTAATACTCCCCCGGGGCCTGCTACGTCGAACGCGATCACTCCCGACCGCCCGACTCTTCTCTTGTCTCAGAGCGCGTGTGTATCGACTGCAGGTCTTGCAGCTCACGCCTTCAAGTGGGGAAAACATTGGTGGAAGTCGTTCTTGGGGTGCTTGTTGTCGGCGTGCTCCTTGAGCTTGACCTCGGCAGTGGTGCAGATGAACGTCGCCATGCACACCTTGCACTGGATgctctgcgcggcggcgttctgCTTGAGCTGGCTGCCTGCGGTGCGGGAAAAGGCGGAAACGATGGTTAGAAttgcggcggcgaacgcggatgcgcgcggggTGTAGGTTGGGGGGCTCGCGCACCTTTGCCTTCTttggccgccttctcctgCGCCTTCTTGCGAGCCATCGCGGATTTCTGAGCGTTACCTCCGCCCATCTTTGCTAGATCACCTGAGCGTGCTAGTTGCTTGGATAATGGGTGGCGGGCTCCGACAAGCGCGTCAAAACGGCGGTGCTCAATTTCCTATCAATGGGACTTTCCAAGTATTCAATCGATCCTCTCACCACGAAACCTGTTGTGAGGATACCATAAACTTGGCAAATTTCCCATGTTTATTTGCACTCGTCTCATTAAAAATTCTTacccgacgcgagggagatgcgagccggcgacgagccgacGCGGATGCGTCGTGACGTGATGCGGTGCGCGTTCATATCACTTCTCGGGTCGATAGAAAGTTTGTCTAAGGGTGTTTATTAAGTCTACGTGTGGTGATAATCTCATGCGATCCAAAGCAATCCCACGTTTTTCACGCCGCGGTGATCTCGAACCACTGCCGAAGCAGGTCCGAGATGACCGACGGCAGCCTGTTGATGTCCTGCACCAGTGTGTAGTACGGGAACGGAAACGTGTCCAAGTACTTCTGGAACACGGGCTTACCCGAGGCGAACGTCACGCTCTGCATGTCGAGCACCGAGCTGCTCGGGTTGTCGAGGACGATGAACGCGACGAGcaacccgcggcgcgatcccATCTCCCGCATCTGCCTCCGcagcgcctccttctcgtgGAAGCGACCGTCGGCGATGATCAGGCAGAGCTGCTGGAGCTGttcggacccgccgcggatgttctcgcgcgcggcgccgagctgcgCGTCCAGGTACCTGAGCAAGTTGACCATCGGCGTGTCCGCCAAGGTGTTATCCTCGGCAAAGGTAAACTGAGAGACGAGAGCGGGGCCGCCCTGGTCCGTGAACGGGGCTCCGAGGGGATGCAGCGTTcgcaccgcgtcggtcgcgttGGCGTTGGGACTCGGGTCATCCTTGCCGTttcctcccccgcccgcggctccgaagccgacgacgccaatcTCTCCAACCTCGAGCCGAGCCATGGCCCTGGCCAGCAGGACCATggactcgagcgcgaggtgccCGCACCGGTTCTCAGCCATCGACTTGGAGTCGTCGATGGCCAGGACCACCTGGTACTTCCGCTGGGACGGCCTGGATCGCCTGAGCCAGATCTTGTCCTTCCTAAAGTCGGACGCGATGTACGGGATGATCTTGCGCATGTTCAGGCGCTTACCCGTGCGAAAGTCGCCCTGCAGCCGCGACGCCAGCGTGGGCTCGAGGATCAGCCGGAGCTGTTCGGCGAGTTCACCGGAGAGCGACCCGGTGAGAAGCTCCAGCCTGCGCCAGAGCTCCTGAGCCTTGGCGACGtgccccgcgccggacgcggtcCTCTCGCGGTActccgcgagggacgcggccgcggcggctcgcgcggatTCAACCTCCTCCGGGGTGAGCTCGTGTTGAACCTCCGTGTACGAGGgtacgccgtcgtcgcccgagtCCTCCAGGGTGGCGTCTTCGAGCATCTTGAGCGCGACGACAgtctcctcgccgagctccgcgcgtccacccggCACCAACTCCTCGTCTCCGTCATCACCGTGCCCCAAgccttcgtcctcgtccccgtcgagagcgccggcgtcgccgccggctccgccCGCCTTGGACTTTTTATCCCTCGGCTTGGGCTTGGACTCGTCCGTGGACGCCCccttcctccgcgccctcgccgcgccgcgctcctcagCCGTCTTGCCCTTGTTCgggtcctcgacgtcctcgtcaccctcctctcgcgcgtcgccttcgccgtcgcccgcttTATCCGCGTCGCCATCCTTACCCTGCCCATCTCTCGTCCCCTCCGGCGCTTCCATCTCCGTCGCGTCATCCACCGCGCGAACCGTGCCGAGATCCGGGAGTAACTCCTCGGGCTCCTTGGGGGGctgctcgacgtcctccatggggtcgtcgtccccgtccccggcggcgttgTTCGCACGGTCGAggccctgcgcggcggcctggGCGGCCTGCTCCTtggtggcgcccgcgagcgcctgcacgccggcgtcggcgtcgccctccccggcgccctcgtcctcgccgccgccgccgccgacgccgacgtcgtcggtcgcgtcACGCTCAAACTCGTACTCGTTGAAAcggcccgtcgcgtcgggatcgagctcgcccgtccgcgcgtcgcggtccacggactcgccgacgacggacaggcgctcgcgccagctcttcagcgcgtcgcccaACGACCTGTGCGGGTTGGTagcgtcgggcgcggactTACCGTCCGgcttgggcggcgggggcggcgcgccgccgccgggcggctGGGCtccggccgcgacgggcgcgatggcgccctcgcccgcggcggaggcgctcgcgcccccgccgccgccgtcgccgccgcccgcgggtgtTTCCAGCGCCGTCTgctgcgcgccgtcgtcgaacccgtcgtcgtcgccctcttcGCCGGCTCGGCTGTCGTCGTACCGAGGttgaggcgctcgagcggcggcgtccggctcGGTCTcgttgacgccgtcgccctcggcgccgacgcccgcgtcgccgccatcctcgccgggcCTGGCCTGGGGctggtcgtcgccgttttcgtcgtcggcaccgccgccggcgccggttcCGTCGGGGCCCGcctgg from the Micromonas commoda chromosome 8, complete sequence genome contains:
- a CDS encoding uric acid-xanthine permease (expressed~Alternative splicing variant 2), which gives rise to MALTKEKLIGDYDWGALCLPTVPWAKSTRKMPFFARNDETPFLVAAVMGLQHCFAMIGGLITPPFVVMRFSVAFTDVKLQQYAIAASLILSGIFSIVNCLQFKIPGTPYVLGTGVLSVLGTSFTFLPVFENGISAMRADGTDAEDAYGKMLGTVMVCSFLEIFLSFIPKDKLRRMFPPIVTGVAVMCIGIGLTGTGMKYWGGGTVCAETSWKNHNEAYDLVGFNSITENATGVEWNKIPPIPAGTVCGGKTCCAAGDVALPFGSPELVGLGFSVFVMLVLVELFGSPMMKNCNVIIALLFGYFVAGLSEKCVGSTCRKFVVDTNIENAESITFLWVKSFKLGFYGPAVFPLLIAFLVTTLETIGDIGAVYDASEESVESEEFDKSIQGGLLSDGVCSFLAALGTGMPNTTFSQNNGVIALTKCASRRAGVACGCWLIFFGVLAKVSGIISSIPDCVIGGMTTFLFVNVFISGLKTVAQVDLTSRRNRMILAISLGVGIGVAIVPGIFADMRASYGTSPFFPCRGPFRTEDDCTDAERGVRDGIVQFLSTPYCVGTVLALLMNAILPPDMEILRKDAPISENKA
- a CDS encoding Nucleobase:Cation symporter-2 family (xanthine/uracil; NCS2~Alternative splicing variant 1) — protein: MALTKEKLIGDYDWGALCLPTVPWAKSTRKMPFFARNDETPFLVAAVMGLQHCFAMIGGLITPPFVVMRFSVAFTDVKLQQYAIAASLILSGIFSIVNCLQFKIPGTPYVLGTGVLSVLGTSFTFLPVFENGISAMRADGTDAEDAYGKMLGTVMVCSFLEIFLSFIPKDKLRRMFPPIVTGVAVMCIGIGLTGTGMKYWGGGTIPPIPAGTVCGGKTCCAAGDVALPFGSPELVGLGFSVFVMLVLVELFGSPMMKNCNVIIALLFGYFVAGLSEKCVGSTCRKFVVDTNIENAESITFLWVKSFKLGFYGPAVFPLLIAFLVTTLETIGDIGAVYDASEESVESEEFDKSIQGGLLSDGVCSFLAALGTGMPNTTFSQNNGVIALTKCASRRAGVACGCWLIFFGVLAKVSGIISSIPDCVIGGMTTFLFVNVFISGLKTVAQVDLTSRRNRMILAISLGVGIGVAIVPGIFADMRASYGTSPFFPGVRDGIVQFLSTPYCVGTVLALLMNAILPPDMEILRKDAPISENKA
- a CDS encoding predicted protein, which produces MGGGNAQKSAMARKKAQEKAAKEGKGSQLKQNAAAQSIQCKVCMATFICTTAEVKLKEHADNKHPKNDFHQCFPHLKA
- a CDS encoding predicted protein, which codes for LSGELAEQLRLILEPTLASRLQGDFRTGKRLNMRKIIPYIASDFRKDKIWLRRSRPSQRKYQVVLAIDDSKSMAENRCGHLALESMVLLARAMARLEVGEIGVVGFGAAGGGGNGKDDPSPNANATDAVRTLHPLGAPFTDQGGPALVSQFTFAEDNTLADTPMVNLLRYLDAQLGAARENIRGGSEQLQQLCLIIADGRFHEKEALRRQMREMGSRRGLLVAFIVLDNPSSSVLDMQSVTFASGKPVFQKYLDTFPFPYYTLVQDINRLPSVISDLLRQWFEI